The following are encoded in a window of Magnetococcales bacterium genomic DNA:
- a CDS encoding tetratricopeptide repeat protein encodes MSDKNLRVNPLDELGLAFHTVGSVVRKVMGSAMRGYASLFTMDEGRRVDYFRSKGVTHTKRGRYLQAAPLLERVLGASPEDPEAMFHLGFCYLKMERTRDGIDLLERASSKHGASAKVNSILGMAYIQIKDYGQAAATLEKAVVENPENFNLNYRLGIAKDNLQDYDGAVAAFEAALQIRPTEAKVYQSLGFTLEQMGRHDEAVAFFKRAVEIEEGGVEH; translated from the coding sequence ATGAGTGATAAGAACTTGCGGGTCAATCCGTTGGATGAGTTGGGGTTGGCGTTTCATACGGTGGGCAGTGTGGTGCGGAAGGTGATGGGTTCGGCGATGCGTGGGTATGCCTCGTTGTTTACGATGGATGAGGGTCGTCGGGTGGATTATTTTCGCAGCAAGGGGGTGACCCACACCAAGCGGGGCAGGTATCTCCAGGCGGCGCCGTTGTTGGAGCGTGTTTTGGGGGCTTCTCCGGAGGATCCGGAGGCGATGTTTCATTTGGGATTTTGTTATCTGAAGATGGAGCGCACCCGGGATGGGATAGATTTATTGGAGCGGGCTTCTTCCAAGCATGGTGCGAGTGCGAAGGTGAATTCGATTTTGGGCATGGCTTATATCCAGATCAAGGATTATGGCCAAGCGGCGGCGACGTTGGAGAAGGCGGTGGTGGAGAACCCGGAAAATTTTAATTTGAACTATCGCCTGGGCATCGCCAAGGACAATTTACAGGATTATGATGGCGCGGTGGCGGCGTTTGAGGCGGCGTTGCAGATTCGCCCGACGGAAGCGAAGGTGTATCAATCCCTGGGCTTCACCCTGGAGCAGATGGGCCGCCACGACGAAGCGGTGGCCTTCTTCAAGCGGGCGGTGGAGATCGAAGAGGGTGGTGTTGAGCACTGA
- a CDS encoding PDZ domain-containing protein, translating into MRLGGPEILSVGILGVLGLLVFNLFDSPDYEALPVKESAGVQGGAGVPQGGQALGQTVAMVQPVQAPNGGNNLIARRDLRGSASGLRAQMPGKDTVVRAPVPIVVPGGNAGSGRPARSASRGSFIVPGIQISEAHWQGLEALPLDSEIKEKMKLPESLQGLMVDEVSLAAGGSGILAGDVLIAIDGRPVNSLKGMLQETIRVRNRQQVSMTVYRDGEIKGYMLSVRGGLTPDLGMAQVETAPMILAGDIVPHPYRGPCTNCHPIGTTGHIVPDPDGIVLPPPVIKVGARSPHQDRGPCEACHTITK; encoded by the coding sequence ATGAGGTTGGGCGGTCCGGAAATTTTATCGGTGGGAATTCTGGGTGTTTTGGGATTGTTGGTTTTCAACCTGTTCGACAGCCCTGATTATGAAGCGCTGCCGGTAAAGGAGTCGGCTGGGGTGCAGGGTGGGGCTGGGGTGCCCCAGGGGGGGCAGGCTCTGGGTCAGACGGTGGCGATGGTGCAACCGGTTCAGGCTCCGAACGGTGGCAACAACCTGATTGCGCGGCGGGATTTGCGGGGGAGTGCTTCGGGGTTACGGGCCCAGATGCCGGGCAAGGATACGGTGGTGCGTGCGCCGGTGCCGATTGTGGTGCCTGGTGGGAATGCTGGCTCTGGTCGTCCGGCGCGGAGTGCGAGTCGGGGGAGTTTTATTGTGCCGGGGATTCAGATTTCCGAGGCCCATTGGCAGGGTTTGGAGGCTTTGCCGTTGGATAGTGAGATTAAGGAAAAGATGAAGTTGCCGGAGTCGTTGCAGGGTTTGATGGTGGATGAGGTGAGTTTGGCGGCGGGTGGATCGGGGATTTTGGCTGGGGATGTTTTGATTGCGATTGATGGTCGTCCGGTGAATTCGTTGAAGGGGATGTTGCAGGAGACGATTCGGGTTCGGAATCGTCAGCAGGTATCGATGACGGTTTATCGGGATGGTGAGATCAAGGGGTATATGTTGTCGGTTCGGGGTGGTTTGACGCCGGATTTGGGGATGGCTCAGGTGGAGACGGCTCCGATGATTTTGGCGGGTGATATTGTGCCGCATCCGTATCGGGGCCCGTGCACGAATTGTCATCCGATTGGGACGACGGGTCATATTGTACCGGATCCGGATGGGATTGTGTTGCCGCCTCCTGTGATCAAGGTGGGTGCGCGGAGTCCGCATCAGGATAGGGGTCCGTGCGAGGCGTGTCATACAATCACAAAGTAG